One genomic window of Nakamurella panacisegetis includes the following:
- the pcrA gene encoding DNA helicase PcrA, which yields MDRLFDLPSEAPSDASATSPGRGAASSTGPKLTPQQRLIEQARQQAEASRERAAKARHQEAEALLDGLNPQQRAAVEHRGAPLLVVAGAGSGKTRVLTRRIAYLLAAGGAHPGEILAITFTNKAAAEMRDRVAEMIGARSRAMWVSTFHSMCVRILRAEAAHLGVRSSFTIYDSADSQRLVQMVASDLNIDTKKVSARTLAGAISNLKNELVDPVEATDKADSDLEKMVAEVYTNYQVRLRAASAFDFDDLIMETVSLLQRLPAVAEHYRRRFRHVLVDEYQDTNHAQYMLVRELVGGEIRETWSDDGVLVHEPVSDIPMAELVVVGDADQSIYAFRGASIRNITEFERDYPNARTILLEQNYRSTQTILSAANKVISRNTERRAKNLWTAQGNGQLIVGYVGDNEYEEAQFIGKEIDRLVDDSEIRFGDVAIFYRTNSASRAIEDVFVRTGMPYRIVGGVRFYERREVRDALAYLRAIANPDDEVSLRRILNTPKRGIGDRAEATVVVFAEQERIAFADALVRVAEMPMMATRSAKSVAAFNDLMSGLRALVAGGAEPAEVLTAVLDQTGYRAELEASQDPQDFSRMENLDQLVTVLRENAELLLGGGGAVIAGDTDAPATPPPAPGNELLAAVLEQISLVADADSIPDSAEGVVTLMTLHTAKGLEFPVVFLTGLEDGIFPHQRAFSDDRELAEERRLAYVGITRARERLYLSRAVTRSAWGQANSYPASRFLDDIPEELIDWRRLAPAREPYVSGSADYRSSNWGSGGSSNYSGYSSRSAPVSASRFGQIGGARAARPPLVLAVGDRVNHDKYGLGKVTAVSGTGPTATATIDFGTAGTIRLMLIGGVPMTKL from the coding sequence ATGGACAGACTGTTCGACCTACCGTCAGAAGCGCCGTCAGACGCGTCGGCCACCTCTCCCGGGCGTGGGGCTGCCTCGTCGACGGGGCCGAAGCTGACCCCGCAGCAGCGGTTGATCGAACAGGCGCGACAGCAGGCGGAGGCATCGCGGGAGCGAGCGGCAAAGGCTCGCCACCAGGAGGCCGAGGCGCTGCTGGACGGTCTGAACCCTCAGCAACGGGCCGCCGTCGAGCACCGCGGCGCGCCGCTGTTGGTGGTCGCCGGTGCCGGATCCGGCAAGACCAGGGTGTTGACCCGGCGGATCGCCTATCTCCTGGCCGCCGGCGGGGCACACCCCGGGGAGATCCTGGCCATCACCTTCACCAACAAGGCCGCCGCCGAGATGCGGGACCGGGTCGCCGAGATGATCGGCGCTCGGTCGCGGGCGATGTGGGTGTCCACCTTCCACTCCATGTGCGTGCGGATCCTGCGCGCCGAGGCGGCGCACCTGGGCGTGCGCTCCAGCTTCACCATCTACGACTCGGCCGACTCCCAGCGTCTGGTGCAGATGGTCGCCTCCGACCTCAACATCGACACCAAGAAGGTGTCGGCCCGGACGTTGGCCGGGGCCATCTCCAACCTCAAGAACGAACTCGTCGACCCGGTCGAGGCCACCGACAAGGCCGATTCGGATCTGGAGAAGATGGTCGCCGAGGTCTACACGAACTATCAGGTTCGGTTGCGGGCGGCGTCGGCCTTCGATTTCGACGACCTGATCATGGAAACGGTATCCCTGCTGCAACGGTTGCCGGCCGTGGCCGAACACTACCGGCGCCGTTTCCGGCACGTGCTGGTCGACGAATACCAGGACACGAACCACGCCCAGTACATGCTGGTGCGCGAACTGGTCGGCGGAGAGATCCGTGAGACCTGGAGCGACGACGGGGTTCTCGTGCACGAACCGGTGTCGGACATCCCGATGGCCGAGCTGGTCGTGGTCGGCGACGCCGATCAGTCGATCTACGCCTTCCGCGGGGCCTCGATCCGGAACATCACCGAATTCGAACGGGACTATCCGAACGCCCGCACGATTCTGCTCGAGCAGAACTATCGCTCGACGCAGACCATTCTGTCCGCCGCGAACAAGGTGATCTCCCGCAATACCGAGCGTCGGGCCAAGAATCTGTGGACCGCGCAGGGCAACGGGCAGCTCATCGTCGGATACGTCGGGGACAACGAGTACGAGGAAGCGCAGTTCATCGGCAAGGAGATCGACCGGCTGGTCGACGACTCCGAGATCCGGTTCGGCGACGTCGCGATCTTCTACCGGACCAACTCGGCGTCCCGGGCCATTGAGGACGTGTTCGTCCGGACCGGAATGCCGTACCGGATCGTCGGCGGGGTCCGGTTCTACGAGCGCCGCGAGGTCCGCGACGCTCTGGCCTATCTCCGGGCGATCGCCAATCCGGACGACGAGGTGTCGCTCCGGCGCATCCTGAACACCCCGAAGCGCGGCATCGGCGACCGGGCCGAGGCGACGGTCGTGGTGTTCGCCGAACAGGAACGGATCGCGTTCGCCGACGCTCTGGTCCGCGTGGCCGAGATGCCGATGATGGCCACCCGATCGGCCAAGTCCGTGGCTGCGTTCAACGACCTGATGAGCGGCCTGAGGGCGCTCGTGGCCGGCGGCGCCGAGCCGGCCGAGGTCCTGACGGCGGTTCTGGACCAGACCGGGTACCGCGCCGAGCTCGAAGCGTCACAGGATCCGCAGGACTTCTCCCGGATGGAGAACCTGGACCAGCTGGTCACGGTGCTCCGGGAGAACGCGGAGTTGCTGCTGGGTGGCGGCGGAGCGGTCATCGCCGGCGACACCGACGCGCCCGCGACCCCGCCGCCGGCGCCGGGAAATGAACTGCTGGCCGCGGTATTGGAGCAGATCTCGCTGGTGGCCGACGCCGACTCGATCCCCGATTCCGCCGAGGGCGTGGTCACCCTGATGACGCTGCACACGGCCAAGGGCCTGGAGTTCCCGGTCGTCTTCCTGACCGGGTTGGAGGACGGGATCTTCCCGCACCAACGGGCCTTCTCCGACGATCGGGAGCTCGCCGAGGAGCGGCGCCTGGCCTATGTCGGCATCACTCGGGCCCGCGAGCGGCTGTACCTGTCGCGTGCGGTTACCCGCTCGGCCTGGGGGCAGGCGAACTCCTATCCGGCGTCCCGGTTCCTCGACGACATTCCGGAGGAGCTGATCGACTGGCGCCGGTTGGCGCCGGCGCGGGAGCCCTACGTCTCCGGTTCGGCCGACTACCGGTCGTCCAACTGGGGTTCCGGTGGCTCCAGCAACTATTCCGGATACAGCTCGCGATCGGCGCCGGTGTCGGCGTCCCGGTTCGGGCAGATCGGTGGTGCCCGCGCCGCACGGCCGCCGCTGGTGCTGGCGGTCGGCGATCGGGTCAACCACGACAAGTACGGTCTGGGCAAGGTGACCGCGGTGTCCGGGACGGGCCCGACCGCCACGGCGACCATCGACTTCGGTACGGCCGGGACCATCCGCCTCATGCTGATCGGCGGCGTCCCGATGACGAAGCTGTAG
- a CDS encoding alpha-ketoglutarate-dependent dioxygenase AlkB, with protein MTTSYQPSMFDVDEVPALCDLAGRIERTDLTDGAWVDRLPGWLSGSDPVLQTLLDEVPWRAEKRPMYDRVVDVPRLLRWYGPDAPLPHPILAQARQMLTDHYRPELHEPFLTAGLCLYRDGRDSVAWHGDTIGRGSHSDTMVAILSVGADRPLMLRPRSGGESLRIPVGHGDLVVMGGSCQRTWEHAIPKTARPVGPRVSIQFRPAGVA; from the coding sequence ATGACGACGTCCTATCAACCGTCGATGTTCGACGTCGACGAGGTACCGGCCCTGTGCGACCTGGCCGGCCGGATCGAGCGGACCGATCTGACCGACGGCGCCTGGGTCGACCGGCTTCCGGGCTGGCTGAGCGGATCCGATCCGGTGCTGCAGACGCTGCTCGACGAGGTGCCGTGGCGGGCCGAGAAGCGCCCGATGTACGACCGTGTGGTCGACGTCCCCCGGCTCTTGCGCTGGTACGGGCCGGACGCTCCGCTCCCGCACCCGATCCTGGCCCAGGCCCGACAGATGCTCACCGACCACTACCGGCCCGAACTGCACGAGCCGTTCCTGACGGCCGGGCTGTGCCTGTACCGGGACGGGCGCGACAGTGTGGCCTGGCACGGGGACACGATCGGCCGGGGATCCCATTCCGACACCATGGTCGCGATCCTGTCCGTCGGTGCCGACCGCCCGTTGATGCTCCGGCCGCGATCGGGCGGTGAGAGCCTGCGGATCCCTGTGGGCCACGGCGATCTCGTCGTCATGGGTGGGTCCTGCCAGCGGACATGGGAGCACGCCATCCCGAAGACGGCCCGGCCGGTCGGCCCGCGGGTCAGCATCCAGTTCCGGCCGGCCGGGGTCGCCTGA
- a CDS encoding GNAT family N-acetyltransferase, with product MDYQPMAARLETERLLLEPMRLTDADRYVELIVERGPGARGHGTDVAAARLKIAQMADGAAASGIGFLALRRHGDTDMLGYCGLLVGRASLDEPELAYELLSREHGCGYATEAARAMVEAAKATGRRRLWSTVGDWNTASLRVLDKLGFHRHHTAPGPQDSDLIYLTRSL from the coding sequence GTGGACTATCAACCCATGGCGGCGCGGCTCGAAACGGAGCGGCTGCTGCTCGAACCGATGCGGCTGACCGACGCCGACCGTTACGTCGAGTTGATCGTCGAGCGGGGTCCGGGGGCCCGCGGCCACGGCACCGATGTCGCGGCGGCACGGCTGAAGATCGCACAGATGGCGGACGGGGCAGCGGCCAGCGGCATCGGATTCCTGGCCCTACGCCGGCACGGGGACACCGACATGCTCGGCTACTGCGGGCTTCTGGTCGGCCGGGCGAGCCTGGATGAGCCGGAGCTCGCCTACGAGCTGCTCTCGCGCGAGCACGGCTGCGGGTACGCGACGGAGGCGGCCCGGGCCATGGTCGAGGCTGCGAAGGCCACGGGACGTCGCCGGCTCTGGTCCACCGTCGGGGATTGGAACACCGCGTCCCTGCGGGTGCTGGACAAGTTGGGATTCCACCGCCACCACACCGCACCAGGACCGCAGGACAGCGACCTGATCTACCTCACCCGCAGCCTCTGA
- a CDS encoding nuclear transport factor 2 family protein, producing the protein MTRAETLAVARSYLNAVESGTTAELRRHLTTDFVQREWPNPMSPQGASRNLPEVLQAAEQGREVVADQVFQIATEAVDGDRVILEVNWSATLRVDFPDAPTGTRIRARVAIFLQIRDGRVASQDNYDHYLPG; encoded by the coding sequence ATGACGCGCGCCGAGACCCTCGCTGTCGCCCGGTCCTACCTCAACGCAGTGGAATCCGGGACCACGGCGGAGTTGCGGCGTCACCTCACCACCGATTTCGTGCAGCGGGAGTGGCCCAACCCGATGTCCCCGCAGGGCGCCAGCCGCAACCTGCCGGAGGTGCTGCAGGCGGCCGAGCAGGGCCGGGAGGTGGTGGCCGATCAGGTGTTCCAGATCGCCACCGAGGCCGTCGACGGGGACCGGGTGATCCTGGAGGTGAACTGGAGCGCGACGTTGCGGGTGGACTTCCCGGACGCGCCAACCGGGACCCGCATTCGGGCCCGGGTCGCGATCTTCCTGCAGATCCGTGACGGCCGCGTAGCCTCCCAGGACAACTACGACCACTATCTCCCGGGCTGA